The Streptomyces sp. M92 nucleotide sequence TCCGGCACCAAGGTGCCCCTGAGTAAGGTGCGGCTGCTGCCGCCCGTCCTGCCCAACAAGGTCGTCGCCTTCGGCCGCAACTACGCCGAACACGCCCGCGAACTCGGCAACGAGGTGCCCGACGCCCCGTTCGCCTTCTTCAAGCCGTCCACCTCGGTCATCGGCCCCGGCGACGCCATCCAGTACCCCTCCTTCTCCGAGGAACTGCACCACGAGGCCGAGCTCGCCGTGGTCATCGGCCGCATGTGCCGCGAGGTGCCGCGCGAGCGCGTCAAGGACGTGATCTTCGGCTACACCTGCGCCAACGACGTCACCGCCCGCGACGTGCAGCGCCGCGAGAAGCAGTGGGCCAGGGCCAAGGGCTTCGACTCCGCCTGCCCGCTGGGCCCCTGGGTCGAGACCGACCTGGACCCGGCCGACCTGACCGTCCAGCTGACGGTCAACGGCGGGCAGCGCCAGCTCGGCCGCACCAGCGAGATGATCCACTCCATCGAGGACCTGGTCGTCAACATCTCCGAGGCCATGACGCTGCTCCCCGGCGACGTGATCCTCACGGGCACCCCGGCTGGGGTCGGCCCCCTCAACGTCGGCGACGAGGTCGCCGTCACCATCGAAGGCATCGGCACTCTCACCAACAAGGTTGTCAAGCGTGGCTAGCGCATCCGCCCCAGCAGTCCGTGTCCGTTTCTGCCCCTCGCCGACCGGTAACCCCCACGTGGGCCTGGTCCGCACCGCCCTGTTCAACTGGGCCTTCGCGCGCCACCACCAGGGCACGCTGGTCTTCCGCATCGAGGACACCGACGCGGCCCGCGACTCCGAGGAGTCGTACGAGCAGCTCCTGGACTCGATGCGCTGGCTGGGCTTCGACTGGGACGAGGGCCCCGAGATCGGCGGTCCCCACGCGCCGTACCGCCAGTCGCAGCGCATGGACATCTACCAGGACGTCGCCCAGAAGCTCCTGGACGCCGGCCACGCCTACCGCTGCTACTGCTCCCAGGAGGAGCTGGACACCCGCCGCGAGGCCGCCCGCGCCGCCGGCAAGCCCTCCGGCTACGACGGCCACTGCCGCGACCTGAGCGACGCCCAGGCCGAGGAGTACAAGGCGCAGGGCCGCGAGCCCATCGTCCGCTTCCGGATGCCCGACGAGCCGATCACCTTCACGGACCTGGTCCGCGGCGAGATCACCTACCTCCCCGAGAACGTCCCGGACTACGGCATCGTCCGCGCCAACGGCGCCCCCCTCTACACGCTCGTCAACCCGGTCGACGACGCCCTGATGGAGATCACCCACGTCCTGCGTGGCGAGGACCTGCTCTCCTCCACCCCCCGCCAGATCGCCCTCTACAAGGCGCTCACCGAGCTGGGCATCGCCAAGGAGACCCCCGCCTTCGGCCACCTGCCGTACGTCATGGGAGAGGGCAACAAGAAGCTCTCCAAGCGCGACCCGCAGTCGAGCCTCAACCTGTACCGCGAGCGCGGCTTCCTCCCCGAGGGCCTGCTCAACTACCTCTCCCTCCTCGGCTGGTCGCTCTCGGCCGACCAGGACATCTTCACGATCGAGGAGATGGTCGCGGCCTTCGACGTCGCCGACGTCCAGCCCAACCCGGCCCGCTTCGACCTGAAGAAGTGCGAGGCGATCAACGGCGACCACATCCGCCTGCTGGAGGTCAAGGACTTCACCGAGCGCTGCCGCCCCTGGCTGAAGGCCCCCGTCGCCCCCTGGGCGCCCGAGGACTTCGACGAGACCAAGTGGCAGGCGATCGCGCCGCACGCGCAGACCCGCCTGAAGGTCCTCTCCGAGATCACCGACAACGTCGACTTCCTGTTCCTGCCGGAGCCGGTCTTCGACGAGGCGAGCTGGACGAAGGCGATGAAGGAGGGGTCGGACGCGCTCCTGCGCACGGCCCGGGAGAAGCTGGACGCCGCCGACTGGACGTCCCCGGAGTCCCTCAAGGAGGCCGTCCTGGCCGCCGGCGAGGCCCACGGCCTCAAGCTCGGCAAGGCCCAGGCCCCCGTCCGCGTCGCCGTCACCGGCCGCACGGTCGGCCTCCCCCTCTTCGAGTCCCTGGAGGTCCTGGGCAAGGAGAAGGCGCTGGCCCGGATCGACGCGGCGCTGGCACGCCTGGCGGCGTAACCGGCAGCAGGTGTGAAGGGCGGCGTCCGCACGGGCGCCGCCCTTTCCGTACCCCGCCCGGGTCCCTCCGGCCGGCGCCGTCCGCGAAGCCCTCGCAGACGGGCGGCATGCACCACGAGGGCGTCGACCCACGCCTCTTCGGGGACCGCCCGGCCCGCAACTGCCGCCGGGGTGGGACGTACGCGGCCGGCGGGTCGCGGACGCCCCCAGGCCGCCGCCCGCTCGCGCAGGGCGGACGTGCCCGGCG carries:
- the gltX gene encoding glutamate--tRNA ligase; its protein translation is MASASAPAVRVRFCPSPTGNPHVGLVRTALFNWAFARHHQGTLVFRIEDTDAARDSEESYEQLLDSMRWLGFDWDEGPEIGGPHAPYRQSQRMDIYQDVAQKLLDAGHAYRCYCSQEELDTRREAARAAGKPSGYDGHCRDLSDAQAEEYKAQGREPIVRFRMPDEPITFTDLVRGEITYLPENVPDYGIVRANGAPLYTLVNPVDDALMEITHVLRGEDLLSSTPRQIALYKALTELGIAKETPAFGHLPYVMGEGNKKLSKRDPQSSLNLYRERGFLPEGLLNYLSLLGWSLSADQDIFTIEEMVAAFDVADVQPNPARFDLKKCEAINGDHIRLLEVKDFTERCRPWLKAPVAPWAPEDFDETKWQAIAPHAQTRLKVLSEITDNVDFLFLPEPVFDEASWTKAMKEGSDALLRTAREKLDAADWTSPESLKEAVLAAGEAHGLKLGKAQAPVRVAVTGRTVGLPLFESLEVLGKEKALARIDAALARLAA
- a CDS encoding fumarylacetoacetate hydrolase family protein, with the protein product MRIARFSIDGNVAFGAVEGDQPDQLVLDIIKGIPFADFELSGTKVPLSKVRLLPPVLPNKVVAFGRNYAEHARELGNEVPDAPFAFFKPSTSVIGPGDAIQYPSFSEELHHEAELAVVIGRMCREVPRERVKDVIFGYTCANDVTARDVQRREKQWARAKGFDSACPLGPWVETDLDPADLTVQLTVNGGQRQLGRTSEMIHSIEDLVVNISEAMTLLPGDVILTGTPAGVGPLNVGDEVAVTIEGIGTLTNKVVKRG